From Daucus carota subsp. sativus chromosome 6, DH1 v3.0, whole genome shotgun sequence:
TGATGAAACTATAAAAATGCTTTGTGCATTATTTAACAGCGTGAATACACGTGAAGTGACTCCCAACTCCTAATAGAACAAAGACAAAATAGGCCACTAATCCAACAACGGTTGGAAGTATTGAtgaaattgtaatttttttttttatctttcctTGTCTGATAGATTGAAGATAGGCCAAGCAATGTCAATTATCCAGATGCAAGATATAGCAGATCGTGCGAGCAGCTCAGCTCTAGGGATATCATAAATGATACAACTAAATTTGAAGATATAATTGATTGCATATAACATATTCTTGTTCAATGTTTCAGTATGTATGACAAAGCAAATGGCCCAACATTGCATCCAGCAAAAACATTTTTGAGCATCacttagaaaataaaatagttcTCCCATATTCAATTAAGAATCCACTCATTCTGAAGTTTTATTATAAcaaatacaatataaattacTAAAGCAGTGAACAAGTGTCGGCCAAGGGGTGTCCTAgatgtataatatatacataggtcaatatatatttagttatatatgtatatatgtgtgtgtgtgtgtgtgtgtgtgtgtgtgtgtgtgtgtgtgtgtgtgtagagggggggggggggggagagagaatAAGACCGGGGGCAAGAGGGTGAGGAAATATTTTGACCACAATACCCCCACAACTCAAACGAACTACATAAGTACGCAGAAATATTAAGACAATTAATTACACCTAACGGGAAATTCACTTCTTGTCAACTCAGCAGTACCTTctaatattgtgtttggttATGGAGAATGTAATGAATGAAATTAAGAGGAAACAATGAAGTTGGGAGGGAAAACTGTAAGGAAAAATGAGTTGGAGtgaaaattttgtatgatatacGATTTGGGACAAAATGGATGTAGTGGAAATGGAAATTTCCTTGACAAAATGGAGAATTTAGCTCTAGTTTAGGTGGTTAGTGACGGTATGGATTAAAGAAAGAAATGTCGAACATTTAACCAAAAtatagttcaaatctcattTCATTCCTTCTATTTTCATTCATCCTAACCAAACATTACTTAGGTAATCCCCTCctagtataataattttaatcttaaGTCTGACCATGTAGTATCACATCTTTTTTTCCCCATTGATCATGTGGTATTACTTAGGTAATCCCCTCCTAGTAGAAAATACAAAACTTTGAGCAACTACACATTACAAACATATGGAACTAGCACATATAACCCGAAGGTAAAGAGAGCAATCGACCTTACTTTGCGACAAATCCATAAAACTGAATCATCAAATCCTGATCATTTTCATAGGCCATGTTAACCTTTCCCAAGCAAGCGAGGCCGAACCTTGGTTCTGAAATGAAAAGGAGATAGGAAGAGGAAATAATTCAGGGCCACATAATGATAATTTAGTGAGCATACTTTTAAGTAAAATAAGCACGAGACTGTCATCTGCAGTTGCTCATGCTATGTGTACTACCAAGTTCACAACTGATGATTCATCAATCCTGAATAAAGAGGTGGCTTTTGGTAGGCGAACTGAACACAGCATTCACCAAATGTGTTCTTCCACTTGGAAATATACTAGCAAATGATTCCGCACAAAATGTGAACTGTACATCTTCAtgaaatatattgttttttatatttaattattatttataggaAAGTCAGAAACTCATACTTATATTGAGTGTTGAAAACCTTCTATGATCGATCACACAGAAGCTAAAGGCTACAGTTCAATCTATCTGCCACATACTTATTCTTACAACAAAGAACTTCTTACAGATTTTTTAGAAGTGAATAAGAGTCTACAGCAAACAGGGATATTTAAGTTCTTCCCAAGTATATTTTTGTCCACCACTGTTTCACCGGATGAAATATACATGAAGCAACTTTCATCCAATGATCTCTAAGATCTTATATATAGGACAAAACCATCCATCTCCCGAAGCAAAATCTGACTGTAAGATCTAATACAATATCAAGACCACAAGCATCTACTTGAATATTCCTACTGTTTATAACCACTTAAAGACTGTGTTCACCTACTGTAAGTGCCGATTCCGTTTAAACATTCTTTATAAATGAAATTAACAACTAGAAAGCTACTGGACAGAACAAAGGAGTTTTAGAGGAAAGAATTACCGATTCCCATATCAACAAGTATTTCCTCTTGAATTGCAGTGGTAACAGCAACAGCTTCCTGCATAAATTATATCTAATCAATCTGCTAGGCTAAATTAAATACAAGCTATATACAGCATAATAAACATTTGCTTTtccagaaaatttaaaaaaatggttTACTTTCTGTAAACAATTTGTTGGCCATTCATAGAAATGGATAATGAAATGCACATGGACATGATAGTACGATACTGTATGGTAGATGCTGATAACAAGTATTCAGATATTACTTGTTGCTCCTAAGAAAATTATGATGACATGTATACAGAAATGATTATGTACAGATAATCCTGAGTATCTAAATCATAGAAGATTGCAAAGAGCTGTGATTAAATAACAGAAATGAGCCTTGATCCTATTATATGAACCGAACACTATACCATATTGTGCAAGAATGACCAGAAACTCTTTACTTGAGTTTAAGCTAGAataaggaatttaccaaatattaAACTCGTTAAACCTGCTAAGTGCTTTGtactaaataaaaaaagcaGTCAAACCACTCACTGCATTCTGGTTCTAGAAGCCAAACGTTAGAGATATTTTCAGGACTAACAGAACCGGACCTAAATTTACTTGACCGGGTTAAGGCCATGACATGGTTCGGGATAATTATATATGTCATATGAAGTTGAGTTAAGCAAATGTATGTATGGGTATAGTAGCAAGATGCTCAAGAATTTGTGTATGATTGTACAGATACagtgaaaaattcaaaatatagtCAGATAAATTCTTGAGACTGactaatatgcatatacataCTAATAGATACTTAGCCTTGGAAGTTTGGGGAAAGGCTCTTAATTTGGAGTTTAAGGCACCGAACTAAATAGAAAGTGACCATTCTTATGTTAATTACTATAATGTTTACCCTTTTGCTCACCCTTTATTGTTCTTATACTTGTCGCTGGTCTAATTGGTGTAATGAAAAGACTACATTGGATCGATGACCAGATTGCAAAGCAAAAAAAGGTGATAAATGCcagtaaatattttaaaaattgtcaTTGTTGTTTTTTATTCACCAATGAACTTTCCACATAACATGATTAAAAAGAAAAGTTGAAACGGTCAGAGTAGCCTGTAGGCGTTCCACACTTGTGGCATCGCTAGATATTAAACATTGTACGTGTATGCATTTGTTTTATGAATCCCTGTCCAATACATAATCATGTTCAAGTTATTCCCTAAAATATGTAGCTAAGAGATGCCGAGATGCACTGCTTAAAGTTTGCTTTGTATGCAATTTTCCAATTTGTTTTTAACAAACTAATCATGTTCAAACCGAGTTGCAAGTATTTAGATAACAGAATACGTTCAGAAAAGTAAACATAGAATACATCGAGTATACAAGGTACTCAGACAGTCTCCATGGTAAGTAGTTTTTGAAGCATAATTCGGTTTTGCATCTAGAATCTTATGAAAACTACACAGTCACTTCATTAAACAGAGAAGGGCATTTAAGAACTAGGAAAAAAACCCCAAGGAATAGAATTAGTGTTTCGtaaattgaattaaaataaatgtaaGATAGTAACAAGTAATGTGATTGAGCATCTTCCAATGGGCTCTTCAAACAAGATGTGAAAAATTAGAGCTCCTGATggctatttaaaaatttaagagtctCTTTTAAAAAACATCTGCGTGCTCTTAACTTaatataattgaatataatattcacttCCTTCTATTTCGCATTCTCTCTCCAACTTTTCTCtcaaataatatttacaaataattaatatgaataaAGAGCAAGCAAGGTCAGAGTTTTCACGGGTGTTCAATGTATTAACTTGTTAGGAgtcgtatattatatttttaaggaATGATTTAAGAGCATcatcggagatgctctaaaatgATTGGAAAAGTAAGAAACTTTAGCGAATTACATAAGGCTCACAAAGTAAAGAAATATAAAAGAGTTGAGGTGATGCCTGATTATCCAAAACAGCATCTGCAATTCGCTTCTTGACATCTGAGAATCAATTGAATGAATTAGTGAGCATCATCaccaataaataaatagataaaaagAGAGTAGAGGGAAGAAAAAGCAGCTAACCAGGCTGAGAGATGACAAGAGAGAAGCGTTGAAAGAGTTCAAGTAGCTGCTCCCTTGACAGCATCTCCCCCGACATTTTCGTCGTCTTCTAATCTTCTTCCGCACTTCCCCACTCTTTCTATCTACACGACTACACCTCGGTTCGTATTTCTATTTCCTTTTGTGTCGACAAcgtttatttgtttattagaaTCCGCGGGTTTTACATGTGTAATTGTCATTGCCACTTATAATTGTCaattattttaaagtttttctgataaaattttataaaatattgtacCAATACACGCTTGTGGTTCTCGCATTTCCATTTTTGTTgattaaattgactaattttttaccaaaaattataagtttccctttcattatttttaaaaactgaaaattacgtcgtaaagtagattaaaaataattttcgatgacatatttttttaattatattatttgataaaatatcaataaatttcagtcaagatttggtcaatttgaccgacacaaaaccaaatgtgacaactaaaaaagaatggagggagtattaattgtactactcaaaatttttataaaaatttatattttaattaataagaaTGTGTATGTTATTCAAATACACTTTATATTCTCTTATCTCATTTTTCGATTTGAACTTTTTCACTTtgattttatttctaaatacactCAAAAACTAAGTTGTGAGTCTAAATTTTATTACTTATTTTTTCTGTCTTTCTTTCAATATTGAAAACTCTAAAATTTTGGAAATGTCATTATTCATTGCTTCAAAAAAAAGACAGAAAAACTTGGCAAAAAGGTGAGGATATTAGTGTAATTAAGTCCAATGGACAGGGACATTTGTGTAAAATAGAAGCTTCAACAAATCACCCAAAAAACACAACACCCTCATTCCTGCTCATATCTTCCTGGCATACCAATAAAACTTCATCCACTCTCCATACCTACATACTATACTGCCATAtatacatcatcatcatcatcactttcatcATTTGTGATCTAGGGTTCCTTGATTTCAATTATAATCTCAATTTCAGTTTAAGAAGCCTCATCGTACTTGAATTAATTGCTCAGCCTTTTTCAGGTCAGTTCAAATCTCCAATTATTACTCGATTACACTTAGATCTTGTACCTTTAATTGTGTTAGATCTATCTAGTAGTCTAATTATGTCTGATTTATGGAGTTAATTAGTTCGATTTGTTACTATTTAATGTACTGCTATACATGATTATGTATGTGTATGTTTTTACACTACCTGTGTGTGTTCTACTATTTGCTTAGTTAAATCAAGTATCTAATAGACATGAAAATTCCTTTTGAGTTCTGTAACAGTGATTTTGCGTTTATCTTATTGTCTGTTGCTTTGTGTTTCTGTTAGTTCTTTCGAATAATTAGTCTGTGTGCTTCGAAATGACTTTAATCTATATGTGTTAATCAAGTGTAGCCCTCACGTTTCAGTAGGTGGAAACTGataagattttttattttttgcttttATGCCTTGTATGCTATGTGTAAAATATATTGACAGAGTCACAGAGGAGTGTTTGCTATCTTAATTATTTGCTCAAAAAAGGAATTGcgtttgatttttttgatgCTAATAATTTCATTTGCAGGATGGATAACTTGAGCAACTTCTGGCAGTTGGGTGATGAGCTTCGAGGATTGCAAGTCTCTGATGAACACAAGTGGTCGATGGCTGCTTCAAAATTAGCTGAGCAGACTCGTTCGAAGGTTGAACGAAGGAACAATCTTGATCTTTATAAAGGATCAAACGAAACAAGGCCACGGGAAAACCCTGGTTTTCAGGAAGATAACAGATATGGAAGCCtaaaccttaacatgctaaacATGGATATAAATATGAATGCTAGTGTTGCCAAAAGTTCTATTGTAAACAGCATGTACAACATGAACACTGTCTATCAGAAAAACAATCTTAGCAACATTGGTAATATGAAGGTTACCAACTACAACGTCAACAACAACGAAAAAAATGGCATGAACAGTGGTAACCACAACAATAACCATGACGCCAATTCAAATAATGTTGTTGATAAGAGGTTTAAGACCTTACCTGCTGCAGAGACACTCCCAAGAAATGAAGTTCTTGGTGGATACATATTTGTCTGTAATAATGACACAATGCAGGAGGATTTGAAGCGTCAACTATTTGGTAACTTTGCTGTTATCTATTTTCAATAATTCGATTGTTTAATTTCATTCATATATCTTTTCTACTTGCTTGGGTTTGAATATATCTAACTTGAGTTTAACCCTATCATAGGAGACCTATCAGTTATGGAGTTCTTAGTAACTTGGTTAATGCAAGCTTAACTCCTTTACTGGATAGCTTTGTCTTATAATGAATCGCACTGGTTGTTGATTTAAATTGATTGTACTATTTTCCTATAGAGCTTTAGCTAACTAGTAACATCTGTAGCTCTGCTAGGAAAATTGCTACTATGTGGCACATAGTACAAGTTCTGTAAAAAAATTCTGATACTAATATAATTTGAACACACATGTATGAAGTATATATTGTACTATatcttataattttgtttattactaTGTTTTAAGCTCGATTCTCTACTTTATCAAGTATAATTTCATCCTTTTCTATTATAACGTGATAGATGCCTAATAAAATCTATTTGTACTGAGGGTGGCTTGAATAATTGATTATGTTGCCAAGTTTCATGCAGCATTGACTCTTTGGAATTTTTTTAGATAAGATAACTTATATATGTTCTATGATCGACTATTTATTATCCCCCGTGTTCACTGTATCTTAGTTTATGCCTGTATGACATATAGTCTCCATAACTGTACCTCCAAGCTTGTCTTGGTGTTAGATATGAtcgtttgtttgtttttaactCCAAAAGTTATAATGTAGTGAATGAGAAGTTTTCTGACATGAATGTTGTGCTTATTTTAACCATTCTAGATGAGAATTAACAGGTCTAGGAAGCACTGTCGTATTATTGTCTCTATCAACTTTTGCATATTAACTGATGTTATTTTCAGGCCTGCCACCAAGATACAGAGACTCTGTTCGTGCAATAACACCTGGCTTACCTCTGTTTCTTTACAACTACACTACTCATCAGTTGCATGGTATTTTTGAGGTAATCTCAAGTTCAAACATGCATTTGTGTTATGGATAATTAGTTCGAATATGCAAttactttatattaataacctTATTCTACCAGGCTACCACATCTCTGTTTCTGTCATATTTCGATTGACTTTATGCGGTTTTTGATTAAATGCGCGGGTTTTTGGTTGAAATACTCCTGCCAGTTATCTTGATTAACTGTTTGTCTGGTACCTATTTTTACTGTTAGGAATTAGGGTTATCTGTCGATGCTTTTTCTGGCACTGTATATGGTAGATATAGATATCTCTTCCTTTGTAAACTGTAGGTAGCAATATGGGCATCATACTAATTGCAATTGCTTCAACCTTTTAATAACCCATTTCAGGACTCGTATTGTCCCCTTCAAGCAATTATACAATATTTGCTAATATGTGATATTACCTTGAAGACTTTTTTAGCACATGAACCGTGAACTTTTCTATGTACAGGCTTCAGGTTTTGGCGGTTCCAACATTGATGCTACTGCATGGGAAGATAAAAAGTGCAAAGGTGAATCGAGGTTTCCAGCTCAAGTAAGTCAtggatttatattttttttcaagtaTGGATCCTGCACCTCTTAAATCTTAAGTACGTCTATAATTTAATACAGGTTAGGATCCGTATCAGAAAAATCTGCAAGGCATTGGAGGAAGACGCCTTTAGGCCTGTTTTGCATCACTATGATGGCCCAAAATTCCGTCTTGAGCTTTCTGTCCCAGAGGTATGTCAAAACTAGTAGTTTCTGAATTTTCTTAAATGTTTACTTGGGTTCTTGTTTTCAAAAGTAATTGTTCTTATTTGTGGTTCTGCAGACACTAGACTTGCTTGATCTCTGTGAACAAGCCGGCGTGTAGAAGTGTTGATGTAACAACCATCAAACATAACGGTGGTGTAGTAATGTGAATGTCTTAGGTTTCATGTCTGCCTGTGTCCCTCAATAGATCTTTTCCGTAAAGCGCAAGCTTAGAGGTGAAGTCTTGTTTGATCGGTTTGAGCTATAAAGTGTgccaaataataaatttagtgGTGTGTGCAAGTGTGATTCAAGTAGATTCACACTCTTATATAGCAGTGCATTCTGAAGACACTTAATATGAAGTGTCAAAAGATGACCACAACTTTGATGTGTTTGTATTTTGAATGAGAATTGAACTCTAGACTGTATCTTGTCTTATGTGCTTTGAGGTATTTTAGTAGGGCTGTATGCTTATAGAAAGGTCACTTGATTATATGTTACATAATTGGACAATGCATCTCTAAATATATATCGGTGCTTTAGTATGAACCTTTTTGTTCCATTTCTATCTATTTTGATCTATCATCGTGTAAATTTTATCGTTTAAATTAAAAGGTTGAAATAGACTTAAAATTTATAGGTTTTTAATTTGACATAGTGATGGATCAAAAtagttgaaaatatattaaaagggTATAATATGTGatgttaaaatatgttatgGGGTTGAGGGCACTCCTACAATTAACCAGAGTTTAGGTAATGCAGGGCAATTGATCAAAGTAGAAAGGATGTTTTTTGCTTTTAACTCGTTAAGAAATTATGAGAATCTCATAGTTCAAACCTCCACATTTTTCTATAGAGTGCCAGTGCATGGAAAGACAATACTAGTCAGTAGTCATCCTTGTTTGGGCTGCAAAGAAAGTTATCTCAAGTCATACAGAGTGACTACTGCTcggaatttgaaaattaatgcaGGCCTGCTAACAAGCACACCTATGACCTTATTCACACAACACAAGCCTATGGTTCAAACTGTTAAGTTGggttcacttcatggaatgaggggataatgaaatgaaatttatattataaattgtgagTGATTGgtgaaattgtttataatttcatTCTTTCACTCATTTCATTCtaactattttaactaaaaatctaacccacatgttttgaaaggaatgttgattccatttgttcatcatcttttcctatcatcttcttcatgaaaaattttaactcactcatatttaatcattattaccTCATACTTTCTCCAATCTCCATAAAACTTGTTCATAtagtttcattccattccatgaagtgaacacaaccttacaGTTTAACGTTGTAAAAAAATAGCAATAGAGAAAAGAAGATCTGATTGCCCAGTAAGACCGGTTTATCAAGCTTAATACAGgatgtgttttttttattatgttggAATAATAAGCTCGATTGATTGATCAaagctaatatgacattcacaGCAGAATGAGTCACAGATGCTAATATGCCGACAGGTACATTGAATTCTAAGTTCTAAAATTCAGGTACAACTGATAGTGTTGTCGACATCatgttttttttgctaaaatgTTCTTGACATTCTTATGTTCACTTGAAAACAAATTTCTTGCGTCTTGTCAGCGGAATTCAGTCATAGTGATTCAATAAAGTGGCAACACAAATCTTCGGCTCCCTAGggtataaaagaataattaccTGTCTCTTTATATTCACAGAACTTGACCATCTCCGTGCATTATAAGCCTGAGCTTGTGGTTCTGATTAGAATCTATGAGATGCCTGATTTGCCGAGATTCATGGAGATGCATCAATTAATCATCCCCACTGATAAGACTCAATCCAGGagttttatttaaactctcCTCTTTCATCACTTTTCTTAGCCTTGAAACATCAGTCCATTGGCCAACTTCGGCATGCATGTTAGATAGAACAACATAAACCCCATGGTTATGAGGATCCAAAGCAAGGATTTCTTTTACTACACGTTCAGCAATCTCAATATTTCCATGATTCTTACAAGCACTCAACAGCGCACCCCAGATCATCACATCCGCTTTGCATCTCATTCTCCTTATTACTTCCTCGGCCTCCATTAGCTTTCCACCCCTCCCTAGAAGATTAACCAAGCATCCATAATGCTCTATTCTGGGCTCAATACCGTATACCTTATTCATCAACTCAAACATCTCCCGACCCAAATCAAGCAATCCAGCATGACAGCAGGCAGATAAAACCCCAACAAATGTAATATCATTCGGAACAACATGCTCTTTTTTAAGCTCACCAAATAGATCTATTGCTTCTTTAGCATATCCATGAGCTGCCAAGCCACAAATCATCGCATTCCAAGTTGCAATATTCTTCTCTAACATGCCATCAAAACACTTCCACGCCAACAAAATCGCTCCATTCTTAGCATACATATTCACCAACGCCGTTCCAAGAATCACCCCCACTtcaatccctctctcctccataTAAACACGAACCTTCTCCCCAAAATCTAAGCATCCTGATTGGCCACAAGCCGACAACACAGAAGCCAATGTAGCACCATTAGGCTCAACCTCATCCCCAACCATCTGATCAAAAAGCACCAACGCCTCATCAGCACAATGATTCTGCGCATACCCACAAATCATCGTAGTCCAAATACTCAAACTCCTCACAGGAACATCATCAAACACCTTCCGGGCACCCCCCAAATCACCCGGAACAGAGTACCCCCTGATCAACCCATTCAAAACATGCAAATCACAATCAAGCCCATATTTCACCACATGGGTATGCACCTGCACACAACATTTAACACTCCGTAACTTAGAACACGCCTTCAAAACAAACGGAAACGTATGTTTCCCGGGCAAAACCCCCATCCTCTGCATCTTCATATAAAGAATAAAACCCTGAATTGGATTAGAACTATCAGCTTGGGCTCTGATCAGCGTGTTCCACATAAATGAATTGGGTTGCTGGGTATTGTTAAAGATCCTGATTGCGTAACTCAAATTGCCAGAACTCGAAAGAGCGCAGAATGAAAGTAATCGGCTTGCAGCAAAGTTGTCGTGAATGCGAGCAGAGACGATCATTTGGGCGTGGATTTGCTGGATTTGAGTGAAAGAAGAGCATTCATCAGCGAGTTTAGAGAGATTAGGAGGGTGGAAAATGGAGGCGGTCAAGGTGGAAAGTGTAGAATGAGAGAGCTTTCTGAACAGGGGTGTTTTTAGCGGGAACATGTGTTGTGTTTTTAGGGGTGTTTTTAGGGGTGTTTCTTATATTGGTAACTAAGCGCAGGCAAATCGGATGCATATGTGGTCATGAAGTTTACAGTATAGAAGAAAGCCAAATAATTACTATCCCCCATGTTTCAGTACAAACTGATGTTGCTCATTCTAAAACTGAGTTGAGATATCATTCCCAGATGCATTCGTGCCAATCAAAACTGTTTGGGTAAGTCGCATGTGAAGAAAGCCATGGGCTCAggtattatattcttattatagcacacactgttttatttgttgtgcactaagccgggggtcttcacggaaacagcctctctactttaagggtaggggcaaggctgcgtacatcttaccctcctcagaccctgctctaagcgggatatactgagtatgtttggtttggtttggtttatgtGTTGTGTGCTCCTGCTGCACGAAATTTAAAGAATCGCCGTCTTATTTACTCCTTCcttccctttttacatgtccattttgcttttcgagaagtcaagttgaccaatttttgactaaacattacgaGTTATCTACCCAatgtttttaaaatctgaaaattgcatattaaaatagactcaatatactttctaatgatataatttttattatttttctcaattatctgatATACGTAAAGTCcagtcaaaatataatcaatttgaccggtcaaaagtcaaaatggacatgtaaaaagggacggaggaagtatacaAGATTTTGGAGGGTCACCTCCCTCACAGTCGATTGCCACTGTTAACCAACATATAGTTTATGGGCTGTgggatgaatatccagcggcccagattataacaaaattttaatatatctggCGCTTTTTAACCGCTAGACGGGGTAATTCTATTACATCTAGCGGTTAAGAAGCGCTAGACAAATCTCGTCTAGCGATTAAAAAATGTTAGACATATAATCTGGGCCGCTGTTAAGCTGGCCCGACACTCGACTACCAGAAACCAGCACCCTATTTTGGATATCAACTTTATGTATGCGGTAGaaatttaatttgttaattagctaaaaaaaaactaattttgttaCTCACCTATCACCATCGAGTAcaaattaatatgtaaaattcgTGCTCTATACTAAAATATAAGAATACCATATAATTTAatgattttgtaaataattatcaTACACCTAACAATATCATCCCATCATATGATTGCAAGATATTTAACAATGATAATCTTGGTCTGTCCGTCCAAACCGATAACCGGTCACGATAAAGTATAAACACATTTAATTAAtggaaaaatagattttttcgtcATCCAACTTATTGTTCGTTTAGAAATTTGCCACCGAACTGCAAATTTTTTCCTTTGTGTCACTagtgttaggttcggattttctTTTggcactaacgttaggttcggacttgattattaacattatattattctttttagcattattgaAACATAATGGTGGTccgcaatattatggtgatatgatgcgtgtctatatttttatatgtagtactccatatgtgccCTAAGTAGTTTACCTTATAGGACGAGaatttgacacatattttaaggcTTCTGaaagatttagtttcataaaatttttttaatttttttcccgaataaaaattatacatttgaatttatatacacaaaaatgaaaatctcaaaattaaattatgaaaatttgttttataagaaatgggaaccttaaaatacgtgtcaagcaGTGGAAagaactataaaaaaaataggagaGCGGAGggagcaataataacataaatgagCGGTAAAATCGggaataattgtatatatattgtcTACTTTTGTTTATAGTATTCGTCTTTATTTTTGTACAATAGTATAATAATTGTAGATGACATCTAACCTTGatttttatgaaactatatatgATATAGACAATAGACAATCATAACTTttatttggcaaaaaaataaaaataatttatgaaactaaatcttATAGAattcttaaaatacatgtcaaacTCTGGTCCTCCAAGGTGAACTATCTAGGGGACATATAAAGTAGTAGTGAACTATCTAGGGGACATATAAAGTagtatatacaaagatataagCACATATCAGATCTTCGTAATATACTGCAGACTaccaatatattttaataatactaaaaaaataacattatgttaataatcaaatccgaacctaaggttagtgactaaaaaaatctgaat
This genomic window contains:
- the LOC108225498 gene encoding pentatricopeptide repeat-containing protein At5g06540, whose product is MFPLKTPLFRKLSHSTLSTLTASIFHPPNLSKLADECSSFTQIQQIHAQMIVSARIHDNFAASRLLSFCALSSSGNLSYAIRIFNNTQQPNSFMWNTLIRAQADSSNPIQGFILYMKMQRMGVLPGKHTFPFVLKACSKLRSVKCCVQVHTHVVKYGLDCDLHVLNGLIRGYSVPGDLGGARKVFDDVPVRSLSIWTTMICGYAQNHCADEALVLFDQMVGDEVEPNGATLASVLSACGQSGCLDFGEKVRVYMEERGIEVGVILGTALVNMYAKNGAILLAWKCFDGMLEKNIATWNAMICGLAAHGYAKEAIDLFGELKKEHVVPNDITFVGVLSACCHAGLLDLGREMFELMNKVYGIEPRIEHYGCLVNLLGRGGKLMEAEEVIRRMRCKADVMIWGALLSACKNHGNIEIAERVVKEILALDPHNHGVYVVLSNMHAEVGQWTDVSRLRKVMKEESLNKTPGLSLISGDD
- the LOC108193035 gene encoding B2 protein translates to MDNLSNFWQLGDELRGLQVSDEHKWSMAASKLAEQTRSKVERRNNLDLYKGSNETRPRENPGFQEDNRYGSLNLNMLNMDINMNASVAKSSIVNSMYNMNTVYQKNNLSNIGNMKVTNYNVNNNEKNGMNSGNHNNNHDANSNNVVDKRFKTLPAAETLPRNEVLGGYIFVCNNDTMQEDLKRQLFGLPPRYRDSVRAITPGLPLFLYNYTTHQLHGIFEASGFGGSNIDATAWEDKKCKGESRFPAQVRIRIRKICKALEEDAFRPVLHHYDGPKFRLELSVPETLDLLDLCEQAGV